DNA from Petroclostridium xylanilyticum:
TATTTGATAATCAGTTGTCTTCTTCCTCTGCAACATCCCCAAAGAGGATTCGCATAAAATCTCGTCTGCCATATAGCACTCTGTCCACATATACAGTATCATTTTCATAACGGTAAAAAGCTGTATATTGCCCACACACAAGGTAATGATAGCTTGTTTCAATTTTAATAACAGAGGACAAGGGCGCTCCAATCAACGGGAATTCCATAAGATCTCTGAATCGTTTGGTGATTTTGGCCAGCACATTCGTTGCTGCTGTAGGATTACCTAATTCCTCGGAGATATATTCTTTTATCTCCAGCATATCCTTTTGCGCTTTGGGCGAGATTTTAAGATTAACCATTCGTTACCCCCAGGGATGCTTCTAGTTCATCAATGGTTAGCCATCCATTTTCCTGCCCCGCCTTTTCACCTTTAGCAAGTTCAGTAAGCAATTTTAATTTTGCCTGCATTTTTTCATATTCCTGCATATCCATAACCACATAGCGGCCACGGCCATTTTTTGTTAAAAAGACCGGTGAACCCTCCTCTATGCTGCGCAACACTTCATTGTAATTCCTTAAATCGGAAATCGGCTTAATGTTAGGCATAATAAATCTCCTTTCCCTTTTTGCTGTTATTATTATAGCAATATTCTTCGTAAGATACAACAGCAACGATGAAGGGACTTAGAATATTTATACCTGAAGCCCTCAAATCTTCAATAAAAAATAAATTAAAGTTTTTCTATAGTGTTGACATTTATTTTTACATATGTGATAATACATATGTAAAAATCTTTTTTAGGAGGGATAACCTATGAAAGCATCATTTAGGGATTTTATTGCCCAAAACCCAAACTGTAAAAAATATGACGGCAATCCGGAAGCAATCCATATTTTTGAAAACATCCTGTCAAAGGACGATAACATTATCGCAATGATAGACGCAACCGAAGCAGACAAACCAGCTTTATCTGCCTGCATTCAAGAAGTAGAAAATTATTATAAAAATCTCCCATCACCTACTTTTGATTTAACTGATAATTTCACAAAACAGGCACTGGGACGGATGGTAAAAACTATCTTAGAACCTTTTGGCTATCAGCCCGATACGCAAAAAGACATGCCAAAATCCTGCTCTGCTGAATTTGTAACATCAGCCACTGTTTACAAATATGTTGGAAATGCTACCATGAGGGTTGTTCGAAAAATAGAGGAAATTAACAAATAAAAATTCTATAGCACAAGAATCCCTCTGTTGTCATACACAGACCCTCTTTTCTGATGCCTAACTGCTCTATCGAGAGCCATTATAAGCGCAACAGCACCGTCAATACGCTCGGTGCTTTTTTCTTTGTCCGGCTTGATATTGCCTGCCGGGTCGGTTTTAACATAGATATTGTCCATCATCCAGCGCAGCACCGGGTGTCCGCCATGGGCGATTTTCCCTTCCAGTACCAGCTTCATAAGTTCCTTGGTGGGCGGTGACATATCCTTATACCCTTGCCCGAAGGGCACTACCGTAAAGCCCATGCCCTCAAGGTTTTGCACCATCTGGACCGCCCCCCAGCGGTCAAAGGCAATTTCTTTGATGTTATATTTGGTGCCCAGTTCTTCAATAAAGGCTTCAATGAAGCCATAGTGCACAACATTTCCCTCAGTGGTTTTAAGATACCCTTGTCTTTCCCACACATCATAGGGCACATGGTCACGCCGCACCCGAATCTGAAGGTTCTCCTCCGGAATCCAGAAAAAGGGTAGCACCTGATACTTGTCCTCCTCCGCCTCCGGTGGAAATACCAGCACGAAGGCAGTTATGTCTGTCGTAGAGGATAAGTCTAAG
Protein-coding regions in this window:
- a CDS encoding type II toxin-antitoxin system RelE/ParE family toxin, coding for MVNLKISPKAQKDMLEIKEYISEELGNPTAATNVLAKITKRFRDLMEFPLIGAPLSSVIKIETSYHYLVCGQYTAFYRYENDTVYVDRVLYGRRDFMRILFGDVAEEEDN
- a CDS encoding type II toxin-antitoxin system prevent-host-death family antitoxin, translated to MPNIKPISDLRNYNEVLRSIEEGSPVFLTKNGRGRYVVMDMQEYEKMQAKLKLLTELAKGEKAGQENGWLTIDELEASLGVTNG